The following are encoded together in the Bactrocera neohumeralis isolate Rockhampton chromosome 6, APGP_CSIRO_Bneo_wtdbg2-racon-allhic-juicebox.fasta_v2, whole genome shotgun sequence genome:
- the LOC126761242 gene encoding rho-related BTB domain-containing protein 1 isoform X1, which yields MDNEQPHQELVKCVLVGDTAVGKTRLICARACNKHVSLSQLLSTHVPTVWAIDQYRIYKDVLERSWEVVDGVNVSLRLWDTFGDHDKDRRFAYGRSDVVLLCFSIASPISLRNCKAMWYPEIRRFCPDVPVILVGCKNDLRYMYRDETYLSYFGERSTFVRAALKSDLVMPDEARAVAKELGVAYYETSVFTYFGVNEVFENAIRSALIARRQQRFWMTNLKKVQKPLLQAPFRPPKPPPPEVTVVVGNYRQDMYNMLISQTHTDLILVVGASKFPVHRFMLAAASNVFYRLLNTELTDMGGRSSSESSMVSSTFGEATTADFNDDTECLIRHESRTQRMWEQLKRRSSYQALPLIETKKPSDLYKDLHHPIFQNIRLVQMENTRGINVTQTIVTLTKLITPQALQQCLQFIYTGTIEREFHNLQEVKQAADFLELPQLTVLLSKPQTLLASLNDEPNQHFCLSIKENMEKHCIGDGCFSDVTFELDDGQMKAHRAILVARCDVMRAMLAGDFREAHSSVIVFPGVTIYTFHKLLCYLYTDEIPPISADKCLNLLELANRLCLPRLLNLVECRVIEDLTMISQNETNETVDHCLKLLEPVKLHNAHQLAEWCMSYLCVNYNIICKYSLKGLKALHQDNQEYLREHRWPPVWYLKDYDYYQRCINEMNKELKNSRRDSRSDDEGCLCFTGVFSWLLGSSNGGKSKRGNDPNGNGAGTAEHSTTDNQIFNSTANSMNHIDLEAAEVDLNL from the exons ATGGACAACGAGCAGCCACATCAGGAATTAGTCAAGTGCGTTCTGGTCGGTGATACTGCCGTGGGCAAGACGCGTTTAATTTGCGCACGCGCATGCAATAAACATGTTTCGCTGTCACAGTTGCTGTCAACACATGTGCCCACTGTTTGGGCTATCGATCAGTATAGAATCTACAAGgat GTACTGGAACGTTCCTGGGAGGTAGTGGATGGCGTAAACGTATCGTTACGTCTCTGGGACACATTTGGTGATCATGACAAGGATCGTAGATTTGCTTATGGacg ATCGGATGTCGTACTACTATGCTTCTCTATTGCCAGCCCCATATCGTTACGCAATTGCAAAGCAATGTGGTATCCGGAGATACGTCGCTTCTGCCCAGATGTGCCTGTCATCTTGGTGGGCTGCAAAAATGATTTGCGTTATATGTATCGTGATGAAACGTATCTCTCGTACTTTGGCGAACGAAGTACCTTCGTACG CGCGGCACTAAAAAGTGACCTCGTCATGCCGGATGAAGCGCGTGCTGTTGCGAAGGAGCTGGGCGTTGCCTATTATGAGACAAGTGTCTTCACATATTTCGGTGTGAATGAAGTATTCGAGAATGCCATACGTTCGGCGTTGATTGCGCGCCGACAGCAACGTTTCTGGATGACGAATTTGAAGAAAGTGCAAAAACCGTTGCTGCAGGCACCATTCCGACCGCCCAAACCGCCACCACCAGAAGTCACCGTAGTGGTGGGCAATTACAGACAAGACATGTACAACATGTTAATTTCACAAACCCACACGGATCTCATACTGGTGGTGGGTGCGAGTAAATTTCCGGTGCATCGGTTTATGCTCGCTGCTGCGTCGAACGTCTTTTATCGGCTACTGAATACAGAGCTAACCGATATGGGTGGTAGAAGTAGTAGTGAATCCAGTATG GTGAGTTCCACATTCGGCGAGGCGACCACAGCGGACTTTAACGACGACACTGAGTGTCTTATAAGGCATGAATCGCGTACACAAAG AATGTGGGAACAGCTGAAACGGCGTTCCAGCTATCAGGCCTTACCGCTAATCGAAACCAAAAAGCCCAGTGATCTCTATAAGGACCTGCATCATCCTATATTCCAAAATATACGCTTAGTGCAGATGGAAAATACGCGTGGCATCAACGTAACACAAACAATTGTCACACTGACAAAACTCATAACGCCACAAGCGTTGCAACAGTGTCTGCAATTTATTTATACCGGCACAATTGAAAGAGAATTTCACAATTTGCAG GAAGTTAAACAAGCTGCTGATTTCTTAGAACTGCCTCAATTGACTGTATTACTTTCCAAGCCACAAACACTTTTAGCCAGTCTAAATGATGAACCAAATCAACATTTTTGTCTT AGCATTAAAGAGAATATGGAGAAGCATTGTATTGGCGATGGCTGTTTCAGTGATGTCACCTTTGAGCTGGATGATGGACAGATGAAGGCACATCGCGCTATATTGGTTGCACGCTGTGATGTTATGCGCGCCATGTTGGCCGGCGACTTTCGTGAGGCGCACTCGAGTGTG ATCGTCTTTCCCGGCGTCACGATTTACACATTTCATAAGTTGCTCTGTTATTTATACACAGATGAAATACCTCCAATATCCGCAGATAAATGTTTGAATCTTTTGGAGTTGGCAAATCGTTTGTGTTTGCCAAGATTATTGAATTTGGTTGAGTGTCGTGTGATTGAAGACTTAACGATGATATCGCAAAATGAAACGAATGAAACGGTCGATCATTGTCTCAAGCTGCTGGAGCCAGTGAAG CTGCATAATGCCCATCAACTGGCCGAATGGTGTATGTCTTACCTGTGTGTCAATTACAATATAATTTGTAAATACTCACTCAAAGGCCTCAAAGCACTGCATCAGGATAATCAAGAGTATTTACGTGAGCACCGTTGGCCGCCAGTGTGGTATTTAAAGGATTACGATTACTATCAACGCTGCATAAATGAGATGAATAAAGAATTAAAGAATTCACGTCGCGATTCGCGTAGTGATGACGAAGGTTGTCTCTGTTTCACGGGCG TGTTCTCTTGGCTATTAGGCAGCAGCAATGGGGGCAAATCGAAGCGTGGCAACGATCCCAATGGCAATGGTGCCGGCACCGCTGAGCATAGCACAACCGATAATCAAATCTTCAATAGCACAGCGAATTCGATGAATCACATTGACTTGGAGGCGGCCGAGGTGGACTTGAATCTCTGA
- the LOC126761242 gene encoding rho-related BTB domain-containing protein 1 isoform X2: protein MDNEQPHQELVKCVLVGDTAVGKTRLICARACNKHVSLSQLLSTHVPTVWAIDQYRIYKDVLERSWEVVDGVNVSLRLWDTFGDHDKDRRFAYGRSDVVLLCFSIASPISLRNCKAMWYPEIRRFCPDVPVILVGCKNDLRYMYRDETYLSYFGERSTFVRAALKSDLVMPDEARAVAKELGVAYYETSVFTYFGVNEVFENAIRSALIARRQQRFWMTNLKKVQKPLLQAPFRPPKPPPPEVTVVVGNYRQDMYNMLISQTHTDLILVVGASKFPVHRFMLAAASNVFYRLLNTELTDMGGRSSSESSMVSSTFGEATTADFNDDTECLIRHESRTQRMWEQLKRRSSYQALPLIETKKPSDLYKDLHHPIFQNIRLVQMENTRGINVTQTIVTLTKLITPQALQQCLQFIYTGTIEREFHNLQEVKQAADFLELPQLTVLLSKPQTLLASLNDEPNQHFCLSIKENMEKHCIGDGCFSDVTFELDDGQMKAHRAILVARCDVMRAMLAGDFREAHSSVIVFPGVTIYTFHKLLCYLYTDEIPPISADKCLNLLELANRLCLPRLLNLVECRVIEDLTMISQNETNETVDHCLKLLEPVKLHNAHQLAEWCMSYLCVNYNIICKYSLKGLKALHQDNQEYLREHRWPPVWYLKDYDYYQRCINEMNKELKNSRRDSRSDDEGCLCFTGGSSNGGKSKRGNDPNGNGAGTAEHSTTDNQIFNSTANSMNHIDLEAAEVDLNL from the exons ATGGACAACGAGCAGCCACATCAGGAATTAGTCAAGTGCGTTCTGGTCGGTGATACTGCCGTGGGCAAGACGCGTTTAATTTGCGCACGCGCATGCAATAAACATGTTTCGCTGTCACAGTTGCTGTCAACACATGTGCCCACTGTTTGGGCTATCGATCAGTATAGAATCTACAAGgat GTACTGGAACGTTCCTGGGAGGTAGTGGATGGCGTAAACGTATCGTTACGTCTCTGGGACACATTTGGTGATCATGACAAGGATCGTAGATTTGCTTATGGacg ATCGGATGTCGTACTACTATGCTTCTCTATTGCCAGCCCCATATCGTTACGCAATTGCAAAGCAATGTGGTATCCGGAGATACGTCGCTTCTGCCCAGATGTGCCTGTCATCTTGGTGGGCTGCAAAAATGATTTGCGTTATATGTATCGTGATGAAACGTATCTCTCGTACTTTGGCGAACGAAGTACCTTCGTACG CGCGGCACTAAAAAGTGACCTCGTCATGCCGGATGAAGCGCGTGCTGTTGCGAAGGAGCTGGGCGTTGCCTATTATGAGACAAGTGTCTTCACATATTTCGGTGTGAATGAAGTATTCGAGAATGCCATACGTTCGGCGTTGATTGCGCGCCGACAGCAACGTTTCTGGATGACGAATTTGAAGAAAGTGCAAAAACCGTTGCTGCAGGCACCATTCCGACCGCCCAAACCGCCACCACCAGAAGTCACCGTAGTGGTGGGCAATTACAGACAAGACATGTACAACATGTTAATTTCACAAACCCACACGGATCTCATACTGGTGGTGGGTGCGAGTAAATTTCCGGTGCATCGGTTTATGCTCGCTGCTGCGTCGAACGTCTTTTATCGGCTACTGAATACAGAGCTAACCGATATGGGTGGTAGAAGTAGTAGTGAATCCAGTATG GTGAGTTCCACATTCGGCGAGGCGACCACAGCGGACTTTAACGACGACACTGAGTGTCTTATAAGGCATGAATCGCGTACACAAAG AATGTGGGAACAGCTGAAACGGCGTTCCAGCTATCAGGCCTTACCGCTAATCGAAACCAAAAAGCCCAGTGATCTCTATAAGGACCTGCATCATCCTATATTCCAAAATATACGCTTAGTGCAGATGGAAAATACGCGTGGCATCAACGTAACACAAACAATTGTCACACTGACAAAACTCATAACGCCACAAGCGTTGCAACAGTGTCTGCAATTTATTTATACCGGCACAATTGAAAGAGAATTTCACAATTTGCAG GAAGTTAAACAAGCTGCTGATTTCTTAGAACTGCCTCAATTGACTGTATTACTTTCCAAGCCACAAACACTTTTAGCCAGTCTAAATGATGAACCAAATCAACATTTTTGTCTT AGCATTAAAGAGAATATGGAGAAGCATTGTATTGGCGATGGCTGTTTCAGTGATGTCACCTTTGAGCTGGATGATGGACAGATGAAGGCACATCGCGCTATATTGGTTGCACGCTGTGATGTTATGCGCGCCATGTTGGCCGGCGACTTTCGTGAGGCGCACTCGAGTGTG ATCGTCTTTCCCGGCGTCACGATTTACACATTTCATAAGTTGCTCTGTTATTTATACACAGATGAAATACCTCCAATATCCGCAGATAAATGTTTGAATCTTTTGGAGTTGGCAAATCGTTTGTGTTTGCCAAGATTATTGAATTTGGTTGAGTGTCGTGTGATTGAAGACTTAACGATGATATCGCAAAATGAAACGAATGAAACGGTCGATCATTGTCTCAAGCTGCTGGAGCCAGTGAAG CTGCATAATGCCCATCAACTGGCCGAATGGTGTATGTCTTACCTGTGTGTCAATTACAATATAATTTGTAAATACTCACTCAAAGGCCTCAAAGCACTGCATCAGGATAATCAAGAGTATTTACGTGAGCACCGTTGGCCGCCAGTGTGGTATTTAAAGGATTACGATTACTATCAACGCTGCATAAATGAGATGAATAAAGAATTAAAGAATTCACGTCGCGATTCGCGTAGTGATGACGAAGGTTGTCTCTGTTTCACGGGCG GCAGCAGCAATGGGGGCAAATCGAAGCGTGGCAACGATCCCAATGGCAATGGTGCCGGCACCGCTGAGCATAGCACAACCGATAATCAAATCTTCAATAGCACAGCGAATTCGATGAATCACATTGACTTGGAGGCGGCCGAGGTGGACTTGAATCTCTGA